One genomic segment of Podarcis raffonei isolate rPodRaf1 chromosome 7, rPodRaf1.pri, whole genome shotgun sequence includes these proteins:
- the LOC128418085 gene encoding cystatin-like — MASWRWLVACSALLLCAAPGTGQQRPPLLGGVQDASVEEEGARRALQFAMNEYNRASNDKYASRVAEVVRVRKQIVSGVLYFFDVKVGRTTCPKSVADVENCAFHEAPELAKHVTCNFQVYSVPWTNHISLKRNNCT; from the exons ATGGCTTCGTGGCGGTGGCTGGTGGCGTGCAGCGCCCTCCTGCTCTGCGCCGCGCCGGGCACGGGCCAGCAGCGGCCGCCCCTGCTGGGGGGCGTGCAGGACGCGTCGGTGGAGGAGGAGGGCGCGCGGCGGGCGCTGCAGTTCGCCATGAACGAGTACAACCGGGCCAGCAACGACAAGTACGCCAGCCGCGTGGCCGAGGTGGTCCGGGTCAGGAAGCAA ATTGTCTCTGGAGTCCTTTATTTTTTCGATGTTAAAGTTGGGCGAACAACTTGTCCGAAGTCAGTAGCTGATGTTGAGAACTGTGCATTCCATGAAGCACCAGAGCTGGCAAAG CATGTGACTTGCAACTTTCAGGTGTATTCTGTTCCTTGGACAAACCACATCAGCCTGAAGAGAAACAATTGCACTTAA